A region of Culicoides brevitarsis isolate CSIRO-B50_1 chromosome 1, AGI_CSIRO_Cbre_v1, whole genome shotgun sequence DNA encodes the following proteins:
- the LOC134833316 gene encoding small ribosomal subunit protein uS12: protein MGKPRGIRTARKHKDHRRDQRWADKDYKKAHLGTRWKSNPFGGASHAKGIVLEKVGVEAKQPNSAIRKCVRVQLIKNGKKITAFVPRDGCLNYIEENDEVLVAGFGRKGHAVGDIPGVRFKVVKVANVSLLALYKEKKERPRS, encoded by the exons ATGG GCAAGCCTCGTGGAATCCGTACAGCTAGAAAGCACAAGGATCACAGACGTGACCAACGTTGGGCCGATAAAGATTACAAGAAGGCCCATTTGGGAACCCGCTGGAAGTCTAATCCCTTCGGAGGTGCCTCACATGCCAAGGGAATCGTCTTGGAAAAGGT TGGCGTCGAAGCCAAACAACCTAACTCTGCCATCAGAAAGTGCGTCAGAGTACAGCTCATCAAGAACGGAAAGAAAATCACCGCTTTCGTTCCCCGTGACGGTTGCTTGAACTACATTGAAGAAAACGACGAAGTACTTGTTGCTGGTTTCGGTCGTAAGGGTCATGCCGTCGGTGATATTCCTGGTGTTAGATTTAAGGTCGTCAAAGTAGCAAACGTCTCACTTCTTGCTCTGTACAAGGAAAAGAAGGAACGACCAAGATCGTAA
- the LOC134828194 gene encoding cationic amino acid transporter 3, whose protein sequence is MNKLWNALTRRKRNDSDGEESKLARVLNLVDLTALGVGSTLGLGVYILAGSVAYEQAGPAVTISFAIAAIASAIAGFCYAEFAARVPKAGSAYVYSYVSVGEFVAFTIGWNLILEYVIGTSSVARGMSGYIDALINNTMSRSLKESMPINVNFLADYPDFFSFFIVLVISTLLAFGVKESTLMNNIFTGVNLIVISIVLVAGIINADIKNWQIQKEDIPEGISAGEGGFMPYGVAGIMAGAAKCFYGFVGFDCVATTGEEAKNPQKNIPLAIVISLIIIFLAYFGISAVLTLMWPYYLQDPEAPFPHVFNEIGWHEVKWIVSIGAIFALCTSLLGAMFPLPRVLYAMSNDGILYKTLKRVNSKTQTPVIATLLSGLLAAIMALMFNLNQLIDMMSIGTLLAYTIVAICVLVLRYQDDGLIIGKEVEIGTPRILKQIFNLNFIKKPDSLSSSISKLGIVVYSLLCIVLCALLLSPTMITPEYPFYLTVTVVVVATMILVICVLARQPASDVKLSFKVPMVPLLPSLSIFINLYLMFQLDLNTWIRFGAWVIIGYIIYFTYGIRHSTEGNLRSAESRRDSTFDKKKAPVMPIEPNFMKDRYVIKS, encoded by the exons atgaataaacttTGGAATGCCTTGACGCGCCGCAAACGGAACGACTCCGACGGAGAAGAATCAAAATTGGCACGTGTTTTAAATCTCGTCGACTTGACAGCACTCGGAGTTGGTTCGACACTCGGCTTGGGAGTTTACATTCTCGCTGGAAGTGTTGCTTATGAGCAAGCGGGACCTGCGGTAACGATATCTTTCGCCATTGCTGCGATTGCATCAGCCATTGCTGGGTTTTGTTATGCCGAATTTGCTGCTCGTGTGCCGAAAGCGGGATCAGCTTACGTTTACAG tTATGTCAGCGTTGGAGAATTCGTGGCATTCACAATTGGATGGAATTTGATCTTAGAATATGTCATCG GTACTTCTTCCGTTGCTCGCGGGATGAGTGGCTACATTGATGCCTTAATTAACAACACGATGTCACGTTCGCTGAAGGAGTCAATGCccataaatgtcaattttctcGCCGATTATCCGGAtttcttttcgtttttcatcGTTCTCGTGATTTCGACGTTGCTGGCGTTCGGCGTGAAAGAATCGACTTTGATGAACAACATTTTTACCGGCGTGAATTTAATCGTAATTTCCATTGTGTTAGTGGCGGGCATCATAAATGCCGACATCAAGAACTGGCAAATCCAAAAGGAGGATATCCCGGAGGGAATTAGTGCTGGCGAAGGAGGTTTCATGCCGTATGGCGTCGCGGGAATTATGGCGGGAGCAGCAAAATGCTTTTATGGCTTTGTTGGGTTCGATTGTGTCGCGACAACGGgcgaagaagcaaaaaatccACAGAAAAATATTCCGTTGGCGATTGTTATCTCCTTGATTATCATTTTCCTCGCGTATTTTGGGATTTCAGCTGTGCTGACGTTAATGTGGCCTTACTACCTGCAAGATCCCGAGGCGCCTTTCCCGCATGTCTTCAACGAAATTGGATGGCACGAAGTTAAATGGATTGTTTCGATCGGAGCGATTTTTGCGCTTTGCACGAGTTTGTTGGGTGCGATGTTCCCGTTGCCGCGAGTGCTTTACGCGATGTCAAACGAtggaattttgtacaaaacctTGAAACGGGTGAACTCGAAGACACAAACGCCAGTTATTGCGACACTTCTTTCGGGATTGCTTGCTGCCATTATGGCTCTGATGTTTAATTTGAATCAACTAATTGACATGATGAGCATTGGAACGTTGTTGGCTTATACAATTGTGGCAATTTGTGTTTTGGTGTTGCGGTATCAGGATGACGGATTGATAATTGGCAAAGAAGTTGAAATTGGGACTCCGAGAAttctgaaacaaatttttaatttgaattttatcaagaaaCCGGATTCGTTGTCGTCTTCCATTTCGAAATTGGGAATTGTTGTTTACA GTCTTCTTTGCATTGTCTTATGCGCATTGCTTCTCTCGCCAACAATGATCACTCCGGAGTATCCTTTCTACTTGACAGTCACTGTAGTTGTTGTTGCCACGATGATTCTCGTTATTTGTGTTTTGGCTCGTCAACCTGCTTCTGATGtcaaattatcttttaaagtCCCCATGGTTCCATTATTGCCTTCTTTgagcatttttattaatttg tatCTCATGTTCCAATTGGACCTCAACACATGGATCCGTTTTGGCGCCTGGGTGATAATTGGTTACATCATTTATTTCACATACGGCATCCGACATAGCACGGAAGGAAACTTACGTTCAGCTGAAAGTCGTCGGGATAGCACGTTTGACAAGAAAAAAGCCCCAGTTATGCCGATTGAGCCGAACTTCATGAAGGACCGTTATGTGATAAAGTcttaa